A region from the Canis aureus isolate CA01 chromosome 8, VMU_Caureus_v.1.0, whole genome shotgun sequence genome encodes:
- the OR1F1 gene encoding LOW QUALITY PROTEIN: olfactory receptor 1F1 (The sequence of the model RefSeq protein was modified relative to this genomic sequence to represent the inferred CDS: inserted 1 base in 1 codon; substituted 1 base at 1 genomic stop codon) codes for MRGANQSSVSEFLLLGLSRQPQQQQLLFVLFLSMYLATILGNLLILLAISVDSCLHIPMYFFLSNLSFVDICFSSTTVPKMLTNHLLGTQTISFSGCLTQMYLYXMFVDMDNFLLAVMAYDCFVAICHPLHYSTKMTHQLCALLVAGSWVIANLDVLLHTLLMAQLSFCRDNAIPHFFCDAKPLLKLSCXHTPPAEVMILFEAGLIMITPFICILASYIRNTCAILRVPFTKGRWKAFSTCESHLAVVSLFYGTIIAVYFNPLSSYLAETDIAATVMFSVVTPMLNPFIYSLRNKDIKGALGKVLAMNFFLLGNEMG; via the exons ATGAGAGGGGCAAACCAGTCAAGTGTCTCCGAGTTCCTCCTCCTCGGGCTCTCCAGgcagccccagcagcagcagcttctcTTTGTCCTCTTCCTGAGCATGTACCTGGCCACCATCCTGGGAAACCTGCTCATCCTCCTGGCCATCAGCGTGGACTCCTGCCTGCACatccccatgtacttcttcctcagcaACCTGTCCTTTGTGGACATCTGCTTCTCCTCCACCACTGTCCCCAAGATGCTGACCAACCACTTACTTGGCACTCAGACCATCTCCTTCTCTGGCTGCCTCACACAGATGTACTTGT TCATGTTCGTGGACATGGACAATTTCCTCCTGGCTGTGATGGCCTATGACTGCTTTGTAGCCATATGCCACCCCTTACACTACTCAACAAAGATGACCCACCAGCTCTGTGCCCTGCTGGTTGCTGGGTCGTGGGTCATTGCCAACCTGGATGTCCTACTGCATACCCTGCTGATGGCTCAACTCTCATTCTGTAGAGACAATGCCATCCCCCACTTCTTCTGTGATGCGAAGCCCCTCCTGAAACTCTCCTGCTGACACACACCTCCTGCTGAGGTGATGATTCTTTTTGAAGCAGGGTTGATCATGATCACTCCCTTTATTTGCATCCTGGCTTCATATATCCGCAATACCTGTGCTATCCTGAGAGTCCCATTCACAAAGGGAAGATGGAAAGCCTTCTCCACCTGTGAATCCCACCTGGCTGTGGTTTCTCTCTTCTATGGCACCATCATTGCTGTGTATTTCAATCCTTTATCCTCCTACTTAGCTGAGACAGATATAGCAGCCACTGTAATGTTCAGTGTGGTGACTCCCATGCTGAACCCCTTCATCTACAGCCTGAGAAACAAGGACATAAAAGGGGCTCTTGGAAAAGTGCTTGCtatgaatttttttctacttggtAATGAAATGGGCTAA